A stretch of the Acidobacteriota bacterium genome encodes the following:
- a CDS encoding MFS transporter encodes MGAPKHETGGRPGRAVVWSWCLYDWANSAFTTLVVTFIYSAYFTAAFAEDPGRGTALWSRGIMVSALAIAALAPIAGALADRGGRRRYLILCSLLCVAATAALTFVRPDQPNAVVIALSVFVVANVAFELGLVFYNAFLASLAPPERIGRISGYGWGLGYFGGLGALAVALVVFVPETPLFGIPTGEGFNLRATNLLVAGWFLLFSIPAFLYLRDESGTGRGVDVGQAFRDLAATVRHLRRYRQVVRFLVARLLYNDGLVTIFAFGGIYAVGTFGFSFAELVTFGIVLNVGAGLGALAFGFVDDRIGGKATIGLSVAALSVATLVGALAPTRTWFWVSAILVGIFIGPNQSASRSLMARFVPAKHESEFFGFFAFSGKVTSFLGPALLGVLSDVYSQRIGVGSLLVFFVLGGLILWRVDEREGIAAAGRA; translated from the coding sequence ATGGGTGCACCGAAGCATGAGACGGGTGGGCGGCCGGGGCGCGCCGTGGTGTGGTCGTGGTGCCTGTACGACTGGGCGAACTCCGCGTTCACGACGCTGGTCGTCACGTTCATCTACTCGGCCTATTTCACCGCGGCCTTCGCCGAGGATCCCGGGCGGGGAACCGCCCTCTGGTCGCGCGGCATCATGGTGAGCGCGCTGGCCATCGCGGCGCTGGCGCCGATAGCGGGCGCGCTGGCGGACCGGGGCGGCCGGCGGAGGTATCTGATCCTGTGCTCGCTCCTCTGCGTCGCCGCGACCGCGGCGCTGACGTTCGTGCGGCCGGACCAGCCGAACGCGGTCGTTATCGCGCTCTCGGTGTTCGTGGTGGCGAACGTGGCGTTCGAGCTGGGGCTGGTCTTCTACAACGCGTTTCTCGCGTCTCTCGCCCCGCCGGAGCGGATCGGGCGCATCTCCGGCTACGGATGGGGGCTCGGCTACTTCGGCGGGCTGGGCGCGCTGGCGGTGGCGCTGGTGGTGTTCGTGCCGGAGACGCCGCTGTTCGGGATCCCGACCGGCGAGGGCTTCAATCTGCGGGCCACCAACCTGCTGGTGGCGGGCTGGTTCCTCCTCTTCAGCATTCCGGCGTTCCTGTACCTGCGGGACGAGTCGGGAACGGGCCGCGGCGTCGACGTCGGCCAGGCCTTTCGCGACCTGGCGGCCACCGTGCGCCATCTGCGGCGCTACCGGCAGGTGGTGCGCTTCCTGGTGGCGCGGCTCCTCTACAACGACGGCCTGGTGACGATATTCGCGTTCGGCGGCATCTATGCGGTCGGCACCTTCGGTTTCAGCTTCGCGGAGCTCGTGACGTTCGGCATCGTCCTCAACGTCGGCGCGGGGCTGGGGGCGTTGGCGTTCGGCTTCGTCGACGACCGCATCGGCGGCAAGGCCACCATCGGACTCAGCGTGGCCGCGCTGTCGGTGGCCACGCTGGTGGGAGCGCTGGCGCCGACCAGGACCTGGTTCTGGGTCTCGGCCATCCTGGTGGGGATCTTCATCGGGCCGAACCAGTCGGCCAGCCGGTCGCTCATGGCGCGCTTCGTCCCGGCGAAGCACGAGTCGGAGTTCTTCGGCTTCTTCGCGTTCTCCGGAAAGGTGACCTCCTTCCTCGGCCCCGCGTTGCTCGGCGTGCTGAGCGACGTCTACAGCCAGCGCATCGGCGTGGGCAGCCTGCTGGTCTTCTTCGTGCTGGGCGGCCTGATTCTCTGGCGTGTCGACGAACGGGAGGGCATCGCGGCGGCCGGCCGGGCATAG